Part of the Cydia fagiglandana chromosome 2, ilCydFagi1.1, whole genome shotgun sequence genome, TGCTGAGCAGCCCCGTGGTTGTGGAAGCCGTGGTGGGAGGTgccccagcggcgccaccagAGCCCGATGCTGCGGTGGTCTTCGTGCAGAAGAATGGACGAAGCGCGAGACTCGAAGGGATCAAGAATGATAAGCTTGGATATTACAGTTTCATGGGCATCAAGTAAGTTTCATTGACTTCATTCATAATACACGAAGGTACCGTGGCATAGCAGCGTTGGCCAAAAATGCTAGAGGGTCATCATAACCGTGATCATAACTACTTGTTATGTAACCgtgatcatttatttatttatttatttaaactttattgcacaaagtatatacaaaaatgtacaaatggcggacttaatgccaaaaggcattctctaccagtcaaccatagggccaaacagacatctacaattggtgcagagagagaaatatacttattcagtgaattaaaaaaagcaaactatacatataaactacataaataaataaaatatatatgaactactacatatttatacaatacatactataaatataataatgatggaTATTATTCGAACTCTTGTTTTAGCAAATGCTTACGCAACAaccgcttaaaagaaaacttacttGGAGCTTGTCTAATATTTAGAGGGAGGGGATCATGTCCATTTATCCCAGTATGCTTCCGGCAACTACCAAAATATCATAATCACTAgtcaggggtcatccattaattacgtcacacgtttagggggagggagggggtcaagaaaatgtgacatattgtgacatgggggaggggggagacacaaactttgtgacgtcactttaacttcatcagtaaccgaaaatttatttaaattatttagttcgctgtacatttaaataacaagtttttataacgaaaatagtttttaatcgtttaattttctttcctaaggagttttgggttataaaattactaatatttatatcgtcaaaaatattttgataaaatattaataatacttaggtacttacttaattcgatttggcgatttcctagaaaaaatgtgacgtcacactagggggggaggggtttgcctagggtttctggtttctcgacctttttaatttctcgaggcacgggaattctcgaccaagatttctcgagtttctcgagtatctcgagaaatttagaaagctccaaaaaacaccatgttatttcattttcttttgcttttttacaaatccgactcgtaggaatcgtaggtgagatcaataatcaaacatatggtacatttttagtcaccataaattgcacttaataatcaaaaatacaacaaaaaaaactataggtgcaggcgtgcgcaccggcgatgtgttatgctatagtgtatttctttaggtattcaacaaaatgtaaacaaaccacaatatggtattttattaggcagcaatattaaatttaactcgatgtgacaaaacttacagaagttttactacgtaatattaattactcgtacttactcaacgtaacaataaagctgctaaaattgtaatatttacaaattggaatatatcgggatgatttgatttatcaatagtaatctAGTTTTGTAATACATATTTGTTATTTCACTTATTACATGGTCCTATAAGTCGTTACaaattttttaaagcgtttttcaataaaatgacaCTATTtgaatgtcatgaatcatgatagttcaaaagtttcaaaacatgaaaatcggttaaagctagaacgataggggacggatcaaggtagttttttatttggttggtaataagtgttttaagatagttcctacctgaaaatataaaaaaagaatattgttcatatttatttaactacctaaagaaatacattatagacacaCCATGTGTTATaacgcgtgttttctttttacttatcacaagagatttatttctcgagttctcgaggcattgaatatatttttcccgtctcgacttaggacaaatttctcgagatttctcgcctcgggaattctcgagcagaaaccctaggtttgccaaatgtgaccaagtgtgacaaggggggggggggggaggggtcaaaaaacctagaaattggtgtgacgtaattaatggatgacccctcagCAGAGCAGCAGTGTTAAATTTTAATACCTAGATTCTTCAgtgaataagtaggtaggtacggtcgaaagtattaatttatgtaTGTAACTTAACTTATGACcgtttcgtaccttgtcacaaatgtcacaatgacaatcaatatgaaagtcgctagagacctcaatACTTATAAACCAAATATTGCACATAGATAGGTACATTTGATGCGTAGAGTATACTGATGGAGCCACAAAACAAAgaagcgcggcgcgctcattctttcttccgtggatGGAGCCATCGCTAAAACTGAGCTATTGAGACAGATAAATGAGATAATCTATGGCCATAAGaaaaatgttgttaattatttttagtccaaaatattaataactgtTCGTGATTGTGTATCATCCAATGTCAGACGAGACGAGCGGAAGCTGCGATAAGCAGTTCCTGTCAGAAAGGCTCTGATATGACAGCTTAAGTtgataaaacaacaaaatacataaGTTTATAgacttttgtttaaaatttaattacctacacttTAGGCTTTGAATAGGTTTTCACGAAACATTTTGCTAACTTAATAAAGTGCAGCATAGGTTTTCGGTATCTATTCAGTGTATAAAATTCTATGCATTTTCAGTCTAATCTTGTTCTTCGAACGGTTTAATCAATCCAATATCGATTgctcaaaaataatttatattatacacTTTATACAGTCTACAGAATAAAACTTGTTCAGATATGCCGAGCCGCCGGTGGGTCCGCGGCGGTTCCAGCGTCCGGTGCGTCGCATGCTGACAGGAGACGTGAACGCCACCCGCTACTGCCCGCCTTGTATCCAGCCCGACACTCGCAACCCTGGCCGAGTCATAGGCCAGGAGGATTGCTTGTGTCTCAATGTGTTCTCCCCGAAGATGCCAGGAGAGGAGGAAGGCAAGTTTGTTAATATGTTGATACAAGTCCCTTTGCTGACCACCTTGTATCTACCCCGACCCCAATAACAACCCTAGCCGAGTCATTGGCTAAGAGATCTGCTTGTATTTCAATGTGTTCTTCCCGAAGATGCCGATGCCGGTAGAGAAGGAAGGCTAGTTTGTTAACATGTACAAACAACTCCTGCTATTTCCCACCTTATATCCATTCCGGTATTCCCGGACCTCGCAAATCTAGCCGGATCATCGACTTATGCCTTAACGTATTCTACCTGAAGATACCAGGCTACCAGCCATAAGCCCGAAAAACCATATAGTGGATCGACAGCTAGGTTCCTAGCTGTGTTCCTGTGGATAGACAGctaggggcccacagattaccagttcgccgcacgatatcagcctgtcagttgttcggagctgtcaaattttgctattaagtgacaggccgatatcgtccggcggactggtaatcagtgggcccctttaaagacTAAGGTTAGGTGGGGTAAGaagaacatagtttattttgctcggagcaagacaaacagtatgaggattccatacaagtgtttGTCTTGCCCCGGTGACTTTCCATTTTGTAATTAATTCACAGGTAGTCCGGTTATCTTCTACATTCACGGCGGCAATTACCGAACAGGGTCAACTTCCGCCTATGGTGTAAgtatatttcatttcatttattgcagaaccatatatatatattctacCTAATATCTAGATATTATTTTCCTCTTCTGCTGAACAGCTAGATAATAGTTTACTTACTTCTCCAGGGCCAGCATTTAGCTCAGAAGGACACTATCATCGTGTCAGCGCAGTACCGGCTGGGATCCCTTGGATATCTTAGTACGGGTGAGAGAGATGCCTCGGGCAACGCCGGGCTGTTCGACCTGCGATCAGCTATGGCATGGGTAAGAACGACAAGTGTACAAATTTACGTTACCCTACTATACCCATCTTTTATACGAGACCCtctatttcaaaaatatatttctaagCTAAGTAGGTCTAGAATTCTTTGAAACATATTCGAATTGTAGGAAGTGTAATATTTGGCCTTTGGAACCTTTACTTTGGCAGTAGAATTATGATGATGGACTATAATTTTAAGGATTTTTAATGttcctaaaaaaaatttttaacctaagttttttttatttacatttatctCTTCTATTACACATTCCTTGTAGATCAACGACTACATAGAATTCTTCGGCGGCGACAAAAAGCGCATAGTCGTAATGGGTCAAGGCTCCGGCGGCAGCGCCGCGTCGCTCATGGCGATGTCCTCCGAAGGCCGAGCGGCCACCGGCGTCATCGCCCTGTCCGGGACTCCGCTGTCCCCCGGTGCCGTGAGGAACGACCCGGCTAGCCATGCTAAAGCTTTAGCGAAGGGGACCAACTGTCCCGAGTCTCCGCCTGAGAGACTGGTTATATGTTTGAGGAGTATGCCGGCGGAGAAGATCGTTTTGGTGAGAACGTAACTTTATTTATCTGGTGAAATTAACAGACATTGGCTACTTACacttaaaatacaatacaatacaatactctttattgcacacctcacatacacgtagtttacaataaatggacaataacataaacaaagacagtagaggtaacaacaggcggtcttatcgcttaagagcaatctcttccagacaacctttgggtatcggagacataagaattagaatatacggtaggtggcgcaaagaaaaaaatatgaaaagtcgAATTGAATATAACTTAACAAcacaaaatattatattagataaacatacttaaatacgtataaccataaacatacatagacatacataaaaagtatatattaaataaagaaacaacagtgtcaatattataaaaatggaAAACTAAGGTAGGGAAAGGTAGTATTCCTTAAGGTTTACTTAGTTATTGAACATTATACTCAATTGGTATTATTGGTGATTTCAGGCGGACTCGGAAATAAGTATGAGCATGGTCGACACGGAAAAATTCTTACAGGATATCTCTGGCCGTTCAGGTAAGTAGGTAAATCCAACTATTTACTGTTTTTAAGATCTTAATTGCGTagccttacctacctactaatcaCGTCGCGCTAGAGGTCCTACCGCGAAAAACCAAAATCTaattttctttatctgcctctatcgCTTGAGTGTGCAAGACCGATGAAAGGCAGACACTTTGATTTTCATTTTTCGCGGTAGAACCCCAGGGTCCAGGTGTCCGCTCTCACCTGCCCAAGAAACCACTAATGTTGTATCTCTTTTTTGAAAACAAAGAGCATGAACTCTTTACATCTCTTTGTGTCAGATGAAGGTATCTGTCATGAAGGCATAATTTTCCAGGAGCGGGTGCGCGTGTAGAAGGCAAGGAAGACCTAAGGGGTCTACCACCAATCGTAGAGGAGGAACCTGCCGATGCACTAAATAAGAAGACTGATCGGGTGCCCATGCTCACTGGCGTAGTCTCTGCTGAGACCGCACGTGCGGTTCAAGGTAAATACAAccattttcatttctcatgctctggaTATGGGTCACACGCTTACCTATCTATGAAATGAGTTGAAAGTGATAGGTACGTTTCGACCCTAGAGCGTTTTACTTACCAAGtacttttttttactattagCAATGAAAATTCAGTTCTAAATGGATTTGTTGTATGATTTCCATTTCCATAAGAATGTTTATAAGTAGGTTTGTAGGTAGGGTAGTATTGGTGACAGAGAGTACACAAAAGATAAACCTACTTATTTGATTTTAGCAGCGGTATGGGTGGTATGTGAAGTAACAATGATTTTATAGCAACTTATGAAACGCCTGCATAAATTCCATAGCAACAAACTGTCAACTAAAACTGTCACAATTATTCCAGGAAAATACGCAGGCTTCCTCACCAACAAGCTAAACGACCTCAACTTCATAAAGAACGAGTTGATCGGTGGTCTCCGTGGAGTCGTGTCCGACGTGCGAGGACTGATCCCTGATCTGACTAGTCAGTTGCCCGCGGGACTGCCGCAGCTTGACTACTACCATACGCTGTTCGACAGCACTTTCAACGTTGTCGATGGGTTGATACAGATTGCTGAGGCTACAGGTAATGTGTACTTACAGAGTAATCATGGCCAGCATCAGCTGGCTACCTAATCCTAACCTAATCACGGGATGTTAGCCATTCCGTCAGctatagatattttttttatcagacaTTAGGACATTGCCTacttatttttagcattaggtgCTAAAAATAAGTAGATAACGcttgataaaataataatctAAATACCTATAGCCAACCGAATGGCTAACATCTTGTGATTAGGTAGGTTATTGttgttaaataattaattcTAATCCTTTTAATTCAGCATCATACTTACTGGAGGAGGAATGCTATTTAATCCAAACCTAAAAGCAATTCGCACTCAAGAACTTGTAGTCTTGTACCAATTGAATCAGTAAGTAGTTTTACGTTTCTTGAAATACAACTGTAATAATAACGGACAACAGTTACAGTTACCTACACGAAAGCATAAAGGAAATATATATTTCCTTTATGACGAAAGTAATAATTCTATTTAAAATCAACCCTAACTTGTATTTGGCATACGAGGGGCGAGCTCAAAGGGGCTTTTTGAAAGCCCTAAACTAGGGTGGATTATTTCGTTACCCCTGCCAGCCCCAGGTAGTAATTTTTTGTTCCCTTTTCATCTTTTCAACTAAGGGGCCCTTTGGAATTTGAacaatttcaaattatatcCTCGAGGACGAATAAATTGGGATCGAAATGCAAGCGATGTTTGATAgtatacctaattattattCGGAAATTGGCAATGTTTCCCGGGACATAAAATCAGTATTTTTAACTAGGTACTAGGTAGTGCAGGTGTTGTAGGTACGTTAGGTTACCCTTACCAGGTACGTTAGATACTTACATTGCGCAGACTCGCAGAGTACCTACATTGCgcgaaaataattaatacattgTATTCAAGCGCAAAATTAttgatttttctattttttttgctAATGCCTTCCAGTGCCTGTAAATTTGTGATTGGCCATTTTCTACAAAAGCCGTTATTTTAGGTATGAATATAGTCGGTCCTATTTCACCATCTACTTAAGTATACCATGTGTCTGCTAAGTTACTACATTGTTATCATATCAACTTATCAATGCTATTTTGATATTTAGTATTTTAAGCCGGCGCgactagggtttctgctcgagaattctcgaggcgggaaatctcgagaaatttgtcctaagtcgagacgggaaaaaaattctctatgcctcgagaactcgagaaataaatatcttgggataagtaaaaagaaaacgcgTATAACACGTGGTGTGTATATAGTGCATTTCTTTAGCTAGTTAAATTAatgtaaacaatgttttttttttacattttcaggtacTTAAACCATTTATTAGGTAGTTaaccaaacaaataaaaaactgcCTTGATCCGTCccgttataaaattttaaactaTCGTGACATTCATGACGTGTGTTTTTACTGTAAAGAGGCAATTAAGTTTttttactattacttattaaagcaaaataatataaaatatcgtCTATGATTTGTTAATTGTTACACATTTGCcgtgatttatttttcaaaagtgtttttcaatacaTAACTTTTTATTAGGACGTCAAGATCTCGtatcttctttctaatgcaaaagtGAATTGCCTATTGGACCTAGGATGTATTATTTAGTTTTGAGGTTTTTGTTAATTAACAAAAACctcaaaactaaattactattgataaattaaatcatcccgatatattcctattagcaaaatatcTCAATTGTTACTTTCACTGTTCAGTAAgtattaatattacgtagtaaaacttctgtaagtttgtcacatcaagtttttttttaaagatatacACGACAAGATAAAGATATACACTACCTATATTAGCATATCACATCGCCGTCgcgcacgcctgcacctatagtAGTATAGTTATTGTTTGTTGTTGAATTTGTGATTATTGAAAAGagcaatttatggtgactaaaaatttaccatacgtttgattattgatctcacctacgattcgcGTGAGtcttatttgtaaaaaagcaaaaaaatttaaataacatagtgttttttacaactttcaaaatttctcgagatactcgagaaactcgagaaatcctggtcgagaattcccgtgcctcgagaaatcaAAAAggccgagaaaccagaaaccctaggcGCGACAGAgcaaactctgcaaactgtaggtACAATAATTTTGGAGCGCGTACAACATATCTATCACTGGTCAAGTCATGATGCTATTATGTTTTACACTACTGCCAATATTACCTCCAAAAAGTACAACAAGACAAGATCCCAGAAGATTCCTCGTTGTTATATTGTATGCGTATATGGTTTGGTTTGTACAGGCGACGCGCTGTTCAACTTCCCCGCATACCAAAGCGTGAAGCAATGGAGCCAAGGCGGCGGGAAAGCCTACCTCTACAGCTTCGAGCACGTGGGCAACCTCAGCAAGGGCTCGCACTTCTTGCCCGGCGTGGCGCTAGCGGGTAACACTGTCTAGTACTGTTCCCAGAGTGGTATCAATTGAGCCAAGGCGGGCACCTAACTCTGCAGCTTCGAGCGCGTGGGCAACCTCAGCAAGGGCTCACACTTCCTGCCCGGCAAGGCGCTCGCTGGTAGGTAACTGTCTAGCACCTAGGCTAGCACCTACTGTTGCAGCCAGAGCGGGATCGAGGGGCCTGCCTACCTCTGCAGCTTCAAGCACGCAGTGTTTTAACAGCAACCAGCGGGCCAGGAAGCAATGGAAATGGAACAGAGATGATCCATCTTTTTTTTAATCGCTTGCTAGCACATAAACATTACTGTGTGGGCGAATTACTAATGTCgtctttttatattaatttttcaaGATACTAGACATGACATTAAATAAACCATCTAATTATTTACTTACAGAGGATAACCCTAACAATAGAAACAAAAGGGAGACAACATCGAAAATGAAGACAGGACCTTCCCATGGAGACGAGCTAGCTTACATATTCGAGCCTCTGGACGAGAACGGCAAATCTATCGCCGGAGATGTGTCAGGTACACAGACAGATATTCGgttaattcaatttatttttctaatGTCAATTAGTAgaagttagatcaagaaaagtctgcagcgatattgataatttcatagaagtttgacgtttaaaataacactcgcactgcTTGGGGTATcagaatcgctgcagacttttcttggtctaactctaccaacttatattttatttaaaatgtaacaaatgaaatacctacttacctttTACTTACCcacagtacctacttaaattctATCGTGTCTTTAAGATTCATCAAGTCGATGATTAAAATCGTTCGTTGTTTCAATTTCCATTCCAGCATCGGACGCGCGTGCTAGGGAGAACTTCGTTAACATCATCTCTAAGTTCGCGCACCAGCTGACCCCAGTCGAGGCCAAAAACGACTCCAGGAGACCTGGGCTGGCGGGCTTCCTGCCCTTCTCGGAGGGCAAAGAGCAGTACTTGAAGATCAACGAGGATGTCACCGTGGATAAGGACTTCAGGTTGGTAAAAAACCGaagtaattattaataattaagtacgcagtgataaaaattgttaGCATAAccaccagtgaaacctgtgtcgaaacgtcggtaaatcaaggtaattgaatataattcgctttagacccgtctataatgtgagttaatattgtTAGCATAAGTAGTACTTATTATTTTCTGACGTCAATCAAGTTGCAGCCATTATAACATTTCttggaaaaatattttttcgtttTGATTTTATCTAAACTCCTTCCTTTCTTTAGATACTGCCAAATTGGCATCTGGGGCAACATGGCCGATCGTCTGACAGGCGCGCTCTGCAAGAACCTCATCGGCAACCTGCTTAACCTGCACTCGATCGTGACTCCAGACATAAAACTCCCCATCCAGGTGCCTACCAAAGTGCCTATCCCGTTG contains:
- the LOC134674328 gene encoding carboxylesterase 4A, whose amino-acid sequence is MYFILWCVLGALLSSPVVVEAVVGGAPAAPPEPDAAVVFVQKNGRSARLEGIKNDKLGYYSFMGIKYAEPPVGPRRFQRPVRRMLTGDVNATRYCPPCIQPDTRNPGRVIGQEDCLCLNVFSPKMPGEEEGNPVIFYIHGGNYRTGSTSAYGGQHLAQKDTIIVSAQYRLGSLGYLSTGERDASGNAGLFDLRSAMAWINDYIEFFGGDKKRIVVMGQGSGGSAASLMAMSSEGRAATGVIALSGTPLSPGAVRNDPASHAKALAKGTNCPESPPERLVICLRSMPAEKIVLADSEISMSMVDTEKFLQDISGRSGAGARVEGKEDLRGLPPIVEEEPADALNKKTDRVPMLTGVVSAETARAVQGKYAGFLTNKLNDLNFIKNELIGGLRGVVSDVRGLIPDLTSQLPAGLPQLDYYHTLFDSTFNVVDGLIQIAEATGDALFNFPAYQSVKQWSQGGGKAYLYSFEHVGNLSKGSHFLPGVALAEDNPNNRNKRETTSKMKTGPSHGDELAYIFEPLDENGKSIAGDVSASDARARENFVNIISKFAHQLTPVEAKNDSRRPGLAGFLPFSEGKEQYLKINEDVTVDKDFRYCQIGIWGNMADRLTGALCKNLIGNLLNLHSIVTPDIKLPIQVPTKVPIPLGGLGNNGGNPLGGLTNTGGNALGGLGGLVGGNQGQSQRQTAQKPKATTKPSMNFPNLPFRF